The following DNA comes from Sorex araneus isolate mSorAra2 chromosome 5, mSorAra2.pri, whole genome shotgun sequence.
GTCCTCTCAGCTTTGTCTAATGTTTCTGGTGCTTGCCTGGCCTAGGCAGGTCTCTGAAGCAGGGTTCAGCCTAGGTCCGCCAGTCTGATCAGCCAGTGTAAGTGAAGACCTGTTCTCCTCCCGGGACTTTGTCTGGGTTCACTTAATTAAGCAAACTCCATTTACAACAACTTGTTCTGTCTTCTGTATTTAGAGCCGACAACTCCAGGCTCTCCTCCATCTTAGGAAGTTTTACTCATGATCTCAGCCCTAGCATCTGGCATTTTagctcctctttcttttccctggaGCAGTTTAGAAAAAGAAGCAATGGGGTTAACTGGTGATAATTGAGGGTTTGAAGCTACATTCTCTGGACCCAGGACCCAGACCTACCACTGATGAGGTGTTCAAGCCCAGAGAATCACATCACGCTGGTTCCATTAGGACATGGGACTCATTAAAGGAGGTGAACACACCCAGGCTGTTTCAGGAGCCTATTTGGTACTAAGGAGCTGGCCTGATGCTCAGAAGTCACAAAGGATGGGGCCTGGCCTCATGTCTAGGCTGAATGACCTGATctaagtttattttgtttcatttgtattttgagtcacaccctagAGGtacttggggggctgggggggactctatgggatgccgcagatcaaatctgggttggcctcatggaaggcaagctcccaaactgctgtactatggctccagcctccagcTTAGTCTAGTTTAGTCTCTAAATCTAAGTTTAGAGGGAGAACAGCCTGAGAACCCGGAGAGAGAAGGACCACGGCAGGATCTCTGCCCTGTGGGACCTCGCACAAGCGGGGCTGCAGATCAATGCCTGGCTCGGGCCCCTCTGACCCTGGCACCCAGCAGCAGCGAGAGCAGTGGCTCCTGCCCCCACGCGGAGTAGAGGCGGCAACCTGCGTGCTCCCTATGTGATGCCACCTTCTTCTAGGGTGCCACGCTAATAGCAGCAGGGATGTTGGGGATGCAGGAGACCGCATATCTTGaatgtttgatcccagcattacaaataaaggagagagagagagaaggaggaggaggaggaagatggtcaatttttatttatttatttatttatttttaaatttttgctcagaggttcctcctggttttgcactcagaaattactcctggcagtgttcgggggaccatatgggatgctgggaatcgaacccaggtcggctgcgtacaaggcaaatgccctacccgctgtggtatcgctccagcccctgaggatgGTCTATTTtattgtggggggcacacctggaagtgctccagacttatttctggctctgtgctcagggatcactcttggagggctcagggaaccaaaaggTACTCTAGGGTCAAATTCATATCGGTcatatgtaaggtaagtgccctactggctgtactattgcttcagccctagaGAGAGATGATCTCTATTCTAGCACACAGTCAGAACCATAAACAGTTCCAACTATTTGTCTATTGATTTTAGTTATTCATTGGCATCTCAAGATTAGCCTGTTCGATTTGAAAACCTTGAACTCCCCCCTCAAATCTATGACTTCTCTAGGCACAGTGACTGAGTAGTGAGTGGCACTACCATGTACCAAAACAGACCTGTGCCTGCCAACCTTCAGGTAAGTAAGCCACCTCCTCTCTTTCATCATATCCATCATCACAGTCAGCCTGCATGCTCCAAAATACACCTTaagggaccagagacatagtacagcagttaaggccctttccttgcatgcagctgacctgacttTGACCTCCAGCACCAGATAAGGGCCCCCgacaccgccaggagagatctctgaacacagagccaggagcaagtcctgagcgctgccagatgtggtcccaaaaccaaaacaaacaaaaagtctcaaTTCTAtgctccctctcctgccccactGCCTCTTCTGCCTGGATTACTTATAACTTCCCCCTTCATACTCATGAGCCTGTTATCAACTTTCTCCCCACTTGCCACTTGTCACCCCACAGTTGGTAACCTTGTGCCCCAAGGCTCAGCTCCAGCCTGCAGTATCAGAGACCAACCTGCCCCACACCCCCTTCAGTCCAGCCCGAGGCCTTCCtgccacttttcttctctttcacatcAAGCTCTTCACCCCTTGAAATTTGGCATGTATACTCTCAAACCCTAGAGAAAACTCTTCACGCTACATGGTCCCTCCTTGTTCTTGAAATCAAGACTTGACTAGGATCACTTCATTGTAATctattctctcttctccccacagaCATCTCCGTTCCAGCACTACTGTTGATCCCTTCATGAACCTTAAAATCTAAAGCCATTTtttgtttgtgcgtgtgtgttgttgttgttgtttgtttgtttttgaaccatacctgcctgtactcagggttactcctggctccacactcagcgatcactcctggtggtgctcaggggaccatatgtggtgctggggattgaacctgggtcagccatgtgcaagaaagtGCCTCCCCCCATACTCCCCCCAGACTGGTCATTCAGCCTAGACATGAGGCCAACCCCCTCTTATATCCTTGCTTTAGGCTCAGTTTCTACCCTACATCCTCTGCTTCCTATATTCAGCTTGGAAGGTACTAAGGAGGCCATATTCATGGGGCAAAAAAAGTCCCAGTTCAGGCTGATGACCTGACAGTGTGAATGGATCATAAAACTCTCAGGACAAACAGCTTCAAGAGGGAGAAAGCCCCAATAtaggagcagagacaggaggtcTGGGGGAGGGAGTCTGTGGGGATGGGGTGGCCtgcctgctgggtgtgccccttttctttctctggctCCCTTAGATAAAGACAGCGGTTGTGTaggccccctccctctctctcagtcCAGACAGTGCCAGCCCCACATGCTAGAAGCATGTCGACCCAGGAGAACACACAACACCAGCAGCTCTGGTCATGGGTCTCTAAGTCCCAAAAGGACTTAGCAAAGTCCATCCTTATTGGGGTTCCAGGAGGTAAGATGGGGCTGGCAGCatcttgggggccggagagatagcacagtaaggaaggcactcaccttgcttgtagctgacccCAGGGTTTGACAGCACCCAATAGAGGGTCCCAAgcgctgctgggagtgatccctgagcacagacccaggagtaagtcctgagaactgctgggtatataGCCCAATAGAAAAAGAggtgagggcagggagagagaaaaagagagagaaagggagagagagaggaagggagagagagagcgttggagaaagaggggagggggggtagATTAGGAGTGGAGACGGGGGTGCACTGTCCTCTCTTCACCACCAGTCAGCAGGGGCTGAGGTGGAACTGTGTTCCTGCTGATGCTTCAGAGCACCTACCCGCAGGTGGAATTTGAACCTCTGGAATTCATGTCCCCCAGCCAGACCTGGATGCAGTTTCATCAGGCCAACCTTGAACAGTCCATGTTCCCGTGGCCTTATGGACCTGGGTCTTGGGTCTCTTGTGACCCCTagaggcagggcagaggggagcccACGGGGCAGTCCCGTGCCTCCTCGACTTTGGCCCCTGGAACAGTGGGGACACAGTGACTGTTTAACCAGGCACCTGATCCTCAGCCCCGTTCGGCTGGGTGTCAGAAACAGTGTGGAGGGGCCTCAGGAGACAAGCATGGCGGGtgaggctggggggcagggccacAGGCCACAGGACTGGAGAGCCTTGGAGGAGCTGAGAAGCTCAGAGGAATGGGCTGGGGTAGAATGGTGGGGGACAAGTTGCTCAGAAGGAACTCAGTGATTCACTGctttcagatataacaattttgggggaggaggaagggcatacccagctgtactcagggtatgtgcttttggctctgtactcgggaatcattcctggtagtactgaggggccatatgggatgccggaaatggaacccagttggccgtgtgcaaggcaagtgtcctccctgctgtagtattgctctggcctggaACTGAGTGGTTGGGCTTGGATAATGAGGGGCCAGCAGGAATGATGACCAGAGGCACTGCAGCTGAGGAAGGCATACAGCAGGGTGTCGTGAGGGTGGCTAAGGACAGGAGCCTAGAGGCAATCAGGCCCGCATGGGGGTCCCAGCTCCTGCTTAGAAGCTGAAGGGCTGGAGTCacattctttcatctttctcagcCTGGGGCTCCAGGGCTGTAGCGAGGAGACCACTGTTAACAGCTGCTGCTTCCTCGGCACGACCTGAGACTTGGAAGGCCTCAGCCAGCTCCCAAGCAGAGCCCGCCCAGACGGGAGCAAGCAGCAGGAAAGGAAGACTGAGCAGGAAGGGAGGCCAGTGAGCCAACAGCCCCTTCTCCTGCAGGGCCAGCGGGATACCTGAGGCGGGCTAGCGtggcacagctgacccaggagcTGGGCACGGCATTCTTCCAGCGGCAACAGTTGCCGGCTGCCATGGCAGACACCTTTCTGGAGCACCTGTGCCTGCTGGACATCGACTCTGAGCCTGTGGCCGCTCGCAGCACCAGCATCATTGCGACAATCGGTAAGTGCCCCTAGCGCACGGCATGGCCAGCCTGTCCCTACTGTTCAAAGTGCTTCCCTAGCtttgggtttgttgtttttggtttgcttaggggccacacttggctgagctcaagggccactcctggtctggaggaccatatggggtgttggggatggaacctgggtagaccacatgcaaggcaaacaccttccctgtgGTACAATATCACCCACCCTCAAGTTTTTGTCTCCTTGGAGACCTCTTGTTTGATGAGATCATTCACTCAGCAAATGTGCACTGAGCTCTCAACCAAGGCTTTGAGCCCTGGGAGTGGGTGGGCGCAGTAGACAAAATCACCACACTTAGGGAGCTGGCAATCTAGCCAGGAGGGACAAtacaaataaacataatatattcctttaaaatgattgggcctggggggctggagagatagcacagcgggtagagcgtttgccttgcacgtggccaacccgggttcaatttccagcatcccatatggtcccctgagcacccaggagtaattcctgagtgcagagccaggagtaacccctgtgcatcaccaggtgtgacccaaaaagcaaaaaaataataataaaataaaatgatttggcctggactggagagattagtacagggattaaggagcttacttgcatgctgccaactctgATTCCATTCACAGAACGGTGTGGTCCCCCAACTACATCCAGAAGTGACCTGTGACCTGAAAATAGCCCCCAAATCCCACAAGGTGCATTACTACCTCTTATCCCCCGCAAAGTAAATTattggggccaaggagatggctcagtggtagagtacatgccttaaGTGTGTGTggcccttggtttgatccccagaaccatagcAAATTCTAAATTATTATAAAGTCAGAAAATtatagggagctggagagatagtgcagtggggaaggagCTTTGCCCTgaatgtggcctacctgggttcaatccctggtaccatatacagtttcccaaacaccaccaggagtcacccctgaatacagaggatccaggagttagccctgtaTGGCCCAATGGCAGCCCCACaccaaataataacaaatttgAATTGAGATttatttgaggggccacaccctgcgatactcagggatcacatgatactcagggatcacacctcgtagtgcttgggggccatatgagatgccagggatcaaacccaggtcagccacgggcaaggcaaaggccctacaccctgtactatcgttctgcCCCTTGGCATTGACTTCTTTTTTGCTAGGGCACACATGGGAGTTCTTTCTGGGAACCTTCCCAGGATAGTGACCTTTGGTGGCAGGGTCCCAATCCCTGAGGTTCCCCAGGCAGAGTATAagatccagccctttgagttgcTTCCCAGGTCTGAGGTGATAGTTCCCGAGAGAAATGGAAAACTGCTCTCAGAGTGTGAGGGGAGTGACAAGCTCCTATATATTAGCAGAACTATTGTATTTATTGAAAGCAGATTGAGGAGGGGGTGCAGAAGCTCCTCTGTCTATTCTGGTTCAGATGAGGTGCTGGTAGTGGAGTGCTGGTAAGGTCAGGGAGCATATTCGAAGCATTTGTGAAGGGAGCACAGGCAGCATGGCCTCTTGGTTGGATCTGGGAGCTGAGGAGGCGGGGAAAGACTGAAGAATGGCTCCAAGGCTTCTGGCCTAAGTAACACAGGCAGGAAAGGTCTGGGGAGGAGATCAGCGGTTCAGTGTGGGAGATGTGAGTCTGAGAACTGTATTAGGCTTCAAAAGTGATAGGCAGTAGGCAGTGAGATACACAACTCTAGGCTGGGACTGAGGTCTGAATTGGGATATGAATTTGGGAGGTGTCTGTGTGCAGATGGGATTAAAGCCAGGAgaatgggctggggagatagatcaacggactggagcacatgtttttgcatgcaggaggcctgggtttaattctctGCTGCACAaagttcccctgagtaccactgggagtgacccctagcacAGAGCTGCTGCAGCCCCTGAGCAACTGAGGGTGTGAAGTAAGATCAGAAGTAAAACACAGaggctggcatgatagcacagcaggtagggcatttgccttgcacacggctgaacggctgacctgggtttgattcccagcatcccatatggtcccccgagcaccgccaggagtaattcctgagtgcaaagccaggaataacccctgtgcatcactgggtttgacccaaaaagcagagagagagagagagagagagagagaagaagaagaagaagaagaagaagaagaagaattaaaacatatcggggttggagtgatagcacagtggatagggcatttgccttgcacgcggccgaccccaggttcgatttccaccatcccatatggtctcctgagcaccgtcaggagtaattcctgagtgcagagccaggagtaacccctgtgcaataccaggtgtgacccaaaaagaaaaaaaaaaagaaattaaaacataaggggactgaagagagtacagtggggatggtacttaccttgcatgtggccaacccaggttcaatctccagcattctaccggtcccctgagcaccaccagtagtaatccctgagcacagacccaggagtaacccttgagcatctctgggtgtgggcccaaacccttaatatataaataaatatttaaaattttaaaagaaataaaatataagaaaccagaggggctggagaaatagcacagaaggtatGGCATTTATCTTGCAAGAGGCTGACTAGTTTAATACCTGacaccatagggtcccccaaggattgccaggagtgatccctaagcagagagcccgggggtaagccctgaacaccactgggtgtgccctccagaaaaaaaaaaaaagaagtaaaaagaaaccaataaataagtaaagctgTGAGGCTTCTTTTATTGACAgatgagaggacagagagagttcAAAGGTCTGGTGGCACaagacctggattcagtccctgccaccccatGGCCTCCAGTGCAGCCCCAGGGGTACCCAGGGTAGTCCCAGCACTGCAATGaaggcctccaaaacaaaatcgGCAAATAGAAGGGCACAgctagtctttttttattttggttttgggtcacacccagcgatgctcaggggttgctctttgctctagcactcaggaattactccaggcagtgcttgggggaccaccatatgggatgccagggattgaaccccggtcagcggagtgcaaggcaaacgccccaccctctgtactattgctctgaggCCCAGCGGCTAGTGTTAAGACAAGCATGATCCAAAGAAGTCTGTAAAGGACCTAGCCCAGATCCAGCAGTAGGGTGGAGGGAGGCCAGAGTCCCAGAGGCAGGactactggtgtggccccaaaacagaaaacttcTGTGCCCCACAGCTGGCACCCATCCCCTGCTACACATCACTCTTCATTTTTTGCCTGCTTACACcagacagtgcttagggcttacacctagctTTGGGCTTTggaggaccataggtggtgctgggatcaaaccctgccggcctcctgcaaggcaaccAATCACCATAAgcctgttgctctctctctctctctctctctctctctctctctctctctctctctctctctctctctctggctcccatacATCTCTCTTACATGGGATACCCACACATCCACACCACAGGTGGTGTCAAGGGACACCGGTCAAATCACCGGGCCTCTGGGGCGCGGGGGAAGAGGGGCTTCTCTGAGAGGCGTGATGGCTTCTCTCGGTTTTGGGGGGACCGCCGCAGCCTGAGCGGGCTCTCTGGTTGCAGGGCCCGCATCGCGCTCGGTGGAGCGCCTCAAGGAGATGATCAAGGCCGGCATGAACATCGCGCGGCTCAACTTCTCCCATGGCTCCCACGAGGTGCGGGACCGGGAGGCGGGAGGAaggagggcggggctgcgggaCGCGGGGTCCGGGCGCCGCCGGCCCCTGCAACTCCGGCTCGCTTCCGTCCCCAGTACCACGCTCAGTCCATCGCCAACGTCCGGGAGGCGGTGGAGAGCCTGGCCACCTCCCCGCTCAGCTACCGCCCGGTGGCCATCGCTCTGGACACCAAGGGACCGGAGATTCGCACCGGGGTCCTGCAGGGGGTGAGAGGCGGTTGCGGGCGCTGGGCGGGCCCTggaggccgggcgggcggggccgcgcTGGTCACGGGCCGGGGACCTTCGGGCTGGGGCCTGACCCGGCCGGCCGCGCGCCCCAACTGGTCAGGTGCGAGTGAGGGGCGGGCACGGGGCGGGCAGGGCGCTCGGGCGGCCTTGGGGCGGGGCTGACTTGCAGCCTCCCACGGTCCGCGTCCACAGGGCCCTGAGTCGGAAGTGGAGCTGGTGAAGGGCTCCTCGGTGCTGGTGACGGTGGACCCGGAGTTCCGAACGCGGGGGGACGCGAAGACCGTGTGGGTGGACTACCCTAATATCGTCCGGGTGGTGCCGGTGGGGGGCCACATCTACATCGACGACGGGCTCATCTCCCTCGCGGTCAGGAAAATCGGTGCGGACGCGCCCCCTGCGTGGGCTGTGCGCCCTGGAAGGCGCGCGCCTGGTCCCTGGTGCCACCCTTCCAGGCAGCCAGGCTCCCTGGGTTGGGGCTGGACTGGCGAGCCCTTGATTGCTTCACCTACTATCCCGATGTGCCTGCCGAGGGTGTGGAACCGAGAGACGCAGGAACACGCCCTTGATCTTCCTGAGGGATCTGCGTGGTTaggccccctctctccccacccctcgaCCTAGGCTGACCTTTTCCACACCCGCAGGCTCCAGAGGGCTGGAGACTGAAGTGGAGAACGGAGGCACCCTAGGCAGCCGGAAGGGGGTGAACCTGCCAGGAGCCCTGGTAGATCTTCCTGGGCTGTCTGAGCAAGATGCCCGGGACCTTCAGTTCGGGGTGGAGCATGGCGTTGACATCATCTTTGCGTCCTTTGTGCGGAAAGCCAGTGATGTGGTTGCTGTCCGGTCTGCCCTGGGGCCTGAAGGTCAGGGCATCAAGATCATTAGCAAAATCGAAAACCACGAAGGTGTGAAGAGGTGAGACGCAATCTTTGGACCCAGCTGTCCCCATCACCTTTCCCTTGCCTAGCCCTGGCCTGTCctgtctcctcccccaccctgaccccatgCCTCAATCAACCAGATTTGATGAAATCCTGGAGGTGAGCGACGGCATCATGGTGGCCCGCGGGGACCTGGGCATTGAGATCCCAGCCGAGAAGGTCTTTCTGGCTCAGAAGATGATGATCGGTCGTTGCAACTTGGCGGGCAAGCCCGTTGTCTGTGCCACACAGGTCTGGAATAAGCCCTTAGCCTGGCATTTGGGGGGGCACTCCCccagtgggtgggggagagactcACGCCTCAGCTCTGAGCACATTTTGTCCTGCAGTGCTTTCTCTGCAGAGGGTGAAATCAGGGAGCAATACTGAGCATCTTTGACTTGTAGGACACCGAGTGTG
Coding sequences within:
- the PKLR gene encoding pyruvate kinase PKLR isoform X1, coding for MSTQENTQHQQLWSWVSKSQKDLAKSILIGVPGGPAGYLRRASVAQLTQELGTAFFQRQQLPAAMADTFLEHLCLLDIDSEPVAARSTSIIATIGPASRSVERLKEMIKAGMNIARLNFSHGSHEYHAQSIANVREAVESLATSPLSYRPVAIALDTKGPEIRTGVLQGGPESEVELVKGSSVLVTVDPEFRTRGDAKTVWVDYPNIVRVVPVGGHIYIDDGLISLAVRKIGSRGLETEVENGGTLGSRKGVNLPGALVDLPGLSEQDARDLQFGVEHGVDIIFASFVRKASDVVAVRSALGPEGQGIKIISKIENHEGVKRFDEILEVSDGIMVARGDLGIEIPAEKVFLAQKMMIGRCNLAGKPVVCATQMLESMITKPRPTRAETSDVANAVLDGADCIMLSGETAKGSFPVEAVQMQHAIAREAEAAVYHRQLFEELRRAAPLSRDLAEVTAIGAVEAAFKCCAAAIIVLTKTGRSAQLLSRYRPRAAVIAITRSAQAARQAHLCRGVFPLLYRDPPEPVWADDVDRRVQFGIDSGKLRGFLHPGDLVIVVTGWRPGAGYTNIMRVLNVS
- the PKLR gene encoding pyruvate kinase PKLR isoform X2; this translates as MQGPAGYLRRASVAQLTQELGTAFFQRQQLPAAMADTFLEHLCLLDIDSEPVAARSTSIIATIGPASRSVERLKEMIKAGMNIARLNFSHGSHEYHAQSIANVREAVESLATSPLSYRPVAIALDTKGPEIRTGVLQGGPESEVELVKGSSVLVTVDPEFRTRGDAKTVWVDYPNIVRVVPVGGHIYIDDGLISLAVRKIGSRGLETEVENGGTLGSRKGVNLPGALVDLPGLSEQDARDLQFGVEHGVDIIFASFVRKASDVVAVRSALGPEGQGIKIISKIENHEGVKRFDEILEVSDGIMVARGDLGIEIPAEKVFLAQKMMIGRCNLAGKPVVCATQMLESMITKPRPTRAETSDVANAVLDGADCIMLSGETAKGSFPVEAVQMQHAIAREAEAAVYHRQLFEELRRAAPLSRDLAEVTAIGAVEAAFKCCAAAIIVLTKTGRSAQLLSRYRPRAAVIAITRSAQAARQAHLCRGVFPLLYRDPPEPVWADDVDRRVQFGIDSGEPCGDQGSRDPSWVECLGERGRPTACRWWPSVASGQRLREMRVQGLSCSCP